The Rhipicephalus sanguineus isolate Rsan-2018 chromosome 7, BIME_Rsan_1.4, whole genome shotgun sequence genome includes a window with the following:
- the LOC119400691 gene encoding uncharacterized protein LOC119400691 produces the protein MRHQYSLSMGKYTFTLALFVLSIENLALAKLGAPGGLRKLHYDVPDAFEVMSRYKYAVAISDFDNDTIFDCLAANRTDIDYEAKTATYVWMFKGQEPRDEVSFLTMPGPTPGTLDLMVGDDPSVKEAILYYTDDNCSVMDIEYDGHRCILWLKPYLKDAVPQACIDHFVDTCGVVVFPNRSDLCDDGDGDY, from the exons ATGCGGCATCAGTATAGCCTCAGCATGGGCAAGTACACGTTCACACTTGCACTATTCGTGCTCTCAATTGAAAACCTTGCGCTGGCCAAGCTGGGTGCCCCGGGAGGACTACGCAAGCTCCACTACGATGTACCGGACGCTTTCGAG GTGATGTCTCGATATAAATATGCTGTTGCAATATCTGACTTTGATAACGACACCATCTTCGACTGCCTCGCTGCCAACCGAACTGATATTGATTATGAAGCGAAAACAGCCACGTACGTCTGGATGTTTAAAGGTCAAGAACCCAG GGACGAAGTATCCTTCCTAACGATGCCTGGCCCTACACCTGGAACACTAGACTTGATGGTGGGTGATG ATCCGTCCGTGAAGGAAGCCATACTCTACTACACAGACGACAACTGCTCTGTTATGGACATCGAATATGACGGACACC GTTGCATTTTATGGTTGAAGCCGTACCTCAAGGACGCGGTGCCTCAAGCGTGCATCGACCATTTCGTGGACACGTGCGGAGTGGTCGTTTTCCCGAATAGAAGCGACCTGTGtgatgacggcgacggtgactaTTAG